The Symphalangus syndactylus isolate Jambi chromosome 3, NHGRI_mSymSyn1-v2.1_pri, whole genome shotgun sequence genome has a segment encoding these proteins:
- the LOC129479449 gene encoding taste receptor type 2 member 7-like: MALTFSAILHIIVMSAEFFTGITVNGFLIIVNCNELIKHRKLMPIQILLMCIGMSRFGLQMVLMVQSFFSVFFPIFYVKKIYGAAMMFLWMFFSSISLWFATCLSVFYCLKISGFTQSCFLWLKFRIPKLIPWLLLGSVLASVSIASVCIEVDYAKDVEEDALRNTTLKRSKTKIKKISEVLLVNLALVFPLAIFVMCTSMLLISLYKHTHRMQRGSHGCRNANTEAHINALRTVITFFCFFISYFAAFMTNMTFSLPYRSHQFFMLKDIMAAYPSGHSVIIILSNSKFQQSFRRIFCLKKKL; encoded by the coding sequence ATGGCCTTGACTTTTTCAGCTATTCTTCATATTATCGTCATGTCAGCAGAATTCTTCACAGGGATCACAGTAAATGGATTTCTTATCATTGTTAACTGTAATGAATTGATCAAACACAGAAAGCTAATGCCAATTCAAATCCTCTTAATGTGCATAGGGATGTCTAGATTTGGTCTGCAGATGGTGTTAATGGTACAAagttttttctctgtgttctttcCAATCTTTTATGTCAAAAAAATTTATGGTGCAGCAATGATGTTCCTTTGGATGTTTTTTAGCTCTATCAGCCTATGGTTTGCCACTTGCCTTTCTGTATTTTACTGCCTCAAGATTTCAGGCTTCACTCAGTCCTGTTTTCTTTGGTTGAAATTCAGGATCCCAAAGTTAATACCTTGGCTGCTTCTGGGAAGCGTTCTGGCCTCTGTGAGCATTGCATCTGTGTGTATCGAGGTAGATTATGCTAAAGATGTGGAAGAGGATGCCCTCAGAAACACCACCCTAAAAAGGagtaaaacaaagataaagaaaatcagTGAAGTGCTTCTTGTCAACTTGGCATTAGTATTTCCTCTAGCCATATTTGTGATGTGCACTTCTATGTTACTCATCTCTCTTTACAAGCACACTCATCGGATGCAACGTGGATCTCATGGCTGTAGAAATGCCAACACAGAAGCCCATATAAATGCATTAAGAACAGTGATAACattcttttgcttctttatttcttattttgctgCCTTCATGACAAATATGACATTTAGTTTACCTTACAGAAGTCACCAGTTCTTTATGCTGAAGGACATAATGGCAGCATATCCCTCTGGCCACTCAGTTATAATAATCTTGAGTAATTCTAAGTTCCAACAATCATTTAGAAGAATtttctgcctcaaaaagaaactaTGA